Below is a window of Blastopirellula marina DNA.
AGCTCGGCTCGTTGCTGCTGAGCCAGCATGTCCAGCGGGTCTTCAAAATTCATTACCAGGGGAGTTTCTCCGGAAAATAATTCCGTCGCCATGCCGGCAACCGCCCAACCAAGGGGCTCTTTCCGCAAGATCCAGACGATTTCGTACGTTTGGCGACGCCCAGCATCGTCGACGTCGGTCCAATTCGATTCAACGTGAGCGATATCACGGGTATCGGTGGTGTAGATGGTCTGACCAACCACGAACTGGGCCGTACGGCTACCAGGTGGATGAACGACCATGTCGTGCTTCGCCGTTTCTGTGCGAGCTTTGTTGGTCAACAGGCGACTGGTCGTGGTTTCGTCCCCTTCGCGAAGCGAGGTAAGGAACAACTCGACAACGGTCTTAGGGTTCTGGGCTGCCTGTTGGACGTGGTCGCCGATCTTTTCAACGACGATGGTTTCTTCGTCGGGTTGCCCCGGCGAGTCGTTGTTGGCGGTGGATGTTGGATCGTTCGACTGATTGCATCCGAAGAAAACGATCGCGATCAGCAATAGCCAAGCGTGCTTGCTTCCCTGCATGACGCACTATTCCTTAGTCAAAATTAAACGCCGGAATGGCAACGTTTTGCCCCGGCTGAATTCCAATAGCTCGGGGCAACTCTCGCAAAACGGCCAGATATTGTCAACATCGATTTTGAGAGACGTGTTCTTAGCCAGCACCAAGGCCGCGATCGAACGCGTCTTGCTCGCGCAAATAGACGGCCAACGTCGACTCAAACGTTTGGCTGCTGATTTTGTAACTTGGGTCCTGATCGGTGTAGTTGTTGCAGTGGGCAACGAGCAGACGATACAGGAACTTGAAGAGGTGCCGCGGCACACGTAGTGATCGAAATGCGTCGAACAGACGCTGCTTGCTGATCCCTTCGTCGAACAAGTCTTGGACCGAGGGAGCCTCGCCGTTGGAGACCGCTTGGATGCGGGCACTGGCCACGTCGTAAAGGGCCTCGCTAGTCCATTGCAGCGAAGGAATCATGTTTTGTTTATCGAGGCGAGCACGCTGATAGAATTCTTTATTCTCACGTTCGACGAATTGCTGTAACTCGATCGGAAGCAGCAGTTTGACGCCAATTCCAGACTGTTTCAGGAACTTATTGTCCAGCATCGGCCACAAGAGCAGACGCATCAATTCGGGAGAACCGTTGATCAGGTGCGGTTCGTCAACGCGATCGACGATCACGATGATCCCAGTAATGCCCATCGAGCGAAGGATACCGGAGAACTTATTCAACATCGCGTAACGATCATCGGTACGTGGATGCATCGGCAGCGGCTGTGAAGAGAGATCCGTGATGGTGAAGTCCATCAGCGTCTTCGCCAGTGGAATTCGCTCGTGGTTCCCTACCTTCACGTTCTTGTAGATCCGATGGGCTTTCCACAAGGCTCGCGCCGCTTTCACCACCCACGGCGTCCAGCCGGCAATAAATGCCAGAAGATAAAGCCACCACGGTCCGATTAGTGATCCGCGACTGGCCAAAAGCGAGATAATCACCGCAACCAACGCGACCGAAACGCCGACACCGATCGTAAATGCACCATAAGGAGCGAACGACCAAACTCCGAGCTTCTTTCGCAAGTTAGCCCAGCGCGACTTGAAGGTTTCTGTCGTTGATTCGTCGTAACAAGCGGCTAGTAGCAGCAAGTCGCGTGCTTGGTTGGCATCCAGCTTGGAAAGGTTGGCATCGGTGATGTCGCAACCAGGGGTGGCCATGCTGTTACGCGTGCCAAGGATGCGGTCGATCAAACTGGTCACACCAATCATCAAAATGGAATCCATGTGATCCCATAGCATCCAGCGTTTCAGGGTGCGGTCTGGGCGACGGGCACGCCCCATTTGATGTTCGCGGAATCGATCGAGGTATGGATTGAAATCGTCATACTCGATCACATAGACCTGTTGGGTCGGATTTTGCTGATTGAAGCGGGCGATGTGCTCGATGATTTGCAATCGCATCGCCGTTTTACCGGCCCCTTTTTCACCAAATACGATTGACGTAGAGGGCTCTTGAGGGTCGCCGAAAACCTTTTGCCAGGCAGGGTGATAGGTCGTGTCGATGCAGCCACTTTTGAAGACGGTATCGGTCTGGGCATCCTCCACGGCGAAGGGGTTCGATTGGATGCCATAGTGCTCGAGAAACTGATGAATCTTCATAGGTGCTTGCGTCGGGGAAGAATCGTCAAAATCGGAATTATCGGCGACGTCCCGATAATCGATCGAGTTTCCGCCGTCCACGCTTCTTTAATATAGCCCTGGGGTTAGGACAGGACGATCAGGGTAATCATTTCCATTGCCAAGAAGCAAACTGGTCAATTACCGCGCAGCAAAAAGGGAGGCGAAATCAGGGAATCGCCTCCCTTGTTTTGCATTTACTGGTAGCTTGTTGGTGGTTACTTCACCTTCAGGCTGTTCACCATCTTGGTGAACTTTTCCTTGTTTTCATTGATTGTGTCGGACGGTCCGTAGAACTTCAGGAAGTAGTCGCCCAGCTTATCGGTGGTGATGATGGCACCTAAAACGGTGTAATCTTTCTTGATCTCGGCAGGAGCGAATGGACCACGTTGATCTTTGAAATCGCCTTTTAATTCCACGATGTGGACCTTCATGCCGGCTACTTTCTCTTCCTTAACGTCATCGGCGGTCAACTTGGTGAATTGACCTTTCCAGCGAGCAACGTTCGCATCGACGCCACCGCCGGCGCCCATCAAAGTGGCTCGACCTGCTGTAGCACCTTCTTCTTTGGCCGGAGCCGAGAATTCGTGATCAATGATGCGAACCTTCGGCTGCACGGTCTTCCAGCCTTCGGGCACGGTCATCTCGAAGTGGCCTTCGCCAAACGAAATGGTTGTTGGTTCCTTCTCTTCAGCAGCGAAGACAGAAAACGAGGTCAAAAGAACCAAGCCAAGACAGAGCGGCGCGAATTGTTTCAACATAGAAAGCTCCTGCTTTATGGGCGAAATGAGGTAGGTCGTTCTGCTTCATGATACCCCAAAAAACGGGCAATTCACCCATACTGGACCGGCTCGGGTACCAACTTGTGAGAAATCGCGCAAATCAAATTGGCCAGGAGGGTTAAGCTGGGAAGGTTATCGGATGTTGTAGATCCCTTACTGGGGTTGGTGAATGGGGTATCATGAAACCGAAGTGGACCGACTCAACGGCATCTTTTTTGAGAATAACGCGAGAACATCTATGACGAAGAAATCGTCACCGGCGAAATCGTCCTCAGGCGAGCAAGACGAGGAATCGCCGTTAGAGATTGTTATTTCGGGCGAATTTGGTGAGTCGTGCACCGAGATCTACGAGAAGCTGTTGGAAGTGCCACCGGAAGGGGAGTGTACGCTTTATTTCGATTCACCTGGCGGAAGTTCCTACGCAGCGATCGGCTTGGTAAGTCTGATTCGGCTCCGCAAGATTCAGGCAACCGGAATCGTGATCGGGGAATGTTCTTCTGCGGCAATCTGGCCGTTTGCTGCGTGTAAGAAGCGATACGTTACCCCCTGGAGCGTGATGCTGTTTCATCCCATGCGATGGCAAAGCGACGAAAACATTCCCGTTACCGAGGCGGCCGAATGGGTTCGGCACTACCATCATTTGAACTCCGAAATGGATTCAATGTTGGCGAGCCTTTTTCAAACCCAGTCAGAAATCATCGCTCAGTGGACGCATCCTGGCCGATTTGTGACCGGTGCCGAACTAGCCGCGACTGGTCTGGCCGAGTTAATCGAGCTTTTCTGATCGGCGGTTAACGTATTACGATACGACCATACCTATCGGACTACCTACCTGGACGTAATGCCCATGGCCCGTGTTGTCTTTCTGTTAAACATTGTCTGTTTGTTGCTGGCGATTGCGGGCTGCGAAGAGAAGTCGGTTTCTGATCCCTACGGATTGAACGTTACGCCGGCTGACTTCGGTGAGTTGAAACTCTCTGAAACGGTCAACGATCCGAGAATCAAAAACGAACTCGATCGATTGAAAGCGAACGGCGGACTTCCAAAGCAACTCGCCGCTGAATATCGACAGCGAACCGATGATGTTTCCACCGCTTTGACGGCACGCTTCTTCGACGGGACCGATCCCGACTACATTGATGAACAACTCGCTAAGAGCGGACATTGGTGGAATCCAAAAGCCCCTGGGCGAGAGCTACTGATCAACACGCAAGGTGAAGATTATCTGCGGAAGTGGGACGCCCAGCGTGTCGAAGGTCGAAAATCGTTGATCCAGCCAGATGTTCGCTATCCGTACCACATCGAACAGGGTTATCTCGCCGATCCGACTTGGACGGGAATGATGCATTGCCTGGCTCGAGCCGAATTGCTTGAGGCAGCCCGACAGGCGAAAGACAACAACGTAGACGAAGCGGTAACGGCTGTTGCTTATGCGATTGCCTACGGCGATCAATTGAATCAAGTTCCGCTGTTGGCAGCACGGAACACAGCCGCGGAGATCCGAGAGGAATCTTTCGTCACGCTTCGAGCGTTGCTTTTGCATCCCAAGTTTGAAAAGGGAAACCTGCGGACATTGGAAACGGTGCTTGAGCAATCGTTGCGTGCTTGGCCGGATGACACAGAGCTTTGGAGGGCAGATCGCGCTTGCGGGCTGCACTTTTTAGAAATGATTCGCGCCGGTCATCTTGCTTCCCTGTTAACCCGCGAAGAGTACGATGCGATGATGGCGAGTGGTGAATTAGCGAAGCTCTCCGTGCAGATTGCCAAAGGCCTGGCAACGGATCAGGCATTCTACCTGGAATCGATGAAGAAGATCGTCGATGCTGGAAAAGAGCCGTACTACGCGCGAGTCGAAATGCTGAATTCCATTTCCGACGCGTTGAATCAAGCGCGGAACTCGGGTGGCTACCCGATTGTTTCTGGTGACTTCCTGCTTAGTGGGATGCACGCCCAACAGGCAGATTTAGCGAAAGATAAGCTTCGGTTGACCACTTGGCTTACCGCAATTCAGATCGCCAATGGGCACGCACCAGAAAAGATGCCGCTCAGCGAGTTCTCAGGCAAGCCGATCGAGGTTCGCGAAGAACCGACACAAGTGGTGGCCAGTTTTGCCGGCGCCCCTGGCGAGATCCCTGACCTTGTCGTTCCTAAACTTACCGAGAATTAACGGTAGCTTTCGTGACAGGCACTGCAGGCCTGACCGACATCACCGGCCGCTTTACGGGCCGCGTCCGCGTTATTATCTTTTACCGCTTGCACGACGGCGAGAGCCGCATCTTGCATTTGCTGGCAGTAACCCACATAGTCTTCGTCGTCGTAGTATTCGAAGCCTTCCTTCTGCATTGCATGACCGATTGCTGCGATGATTTCAGCCTCGTGAAGAATGTCTTCGATGTTGGATTGAAATTCACTTTCGTTTGCGGTCATCTTTTTTACGCGCTGATCGAAAGCGATTTCCAGACGCTGCATAAGAGGCGGACGATCGGCGATCGCGTCCCAGGTCGCCTGCGGATCGGCCTCGGGACCATCTGGCACCGGAATTGATGTGCCGCGGACTAATTCCTCCAGATCACGCGAACGGCTCTTGGCTTCCTTGAAGGAATTGTCCGTTCCGACTTTCGAATTAAAACCCGCTCGTGCGAACAGGTCGCGAGCTACCAAGGCGTCTTCTTTCCAGCGGACATCGCCGTTGTACTTTGAGATAATCGCGAACAGCATAGCCAGCTCGGTGTAATCACGACGAGCATCTTCGAAGCCACCGCCATTAAACTTGCGAACATTCTGGACGGTGTCCAGCAACTGCGAATTTAATCGCTTCACTTCGTCTTGAATTGTCGTTGGGGAGATGATTTTGGCCCATTCAGACGAACCACCGGCATTATTCGGGGCAGGTGTTCCTCCACCACCCATGGAACCAGGGCTTCCACCGGTAGGGGCTTGGGTATTTTCGCTGAGTGCTGCCGGGCGTTCGCCTTGTAAGGCTTCCGCAAACACGTCTTTAAAGAAAATGATACTGGTGGTCGCTTCGTCGAAGGTGCGATGTTTGGCGCGTGGCTGAGCATCTTGGGCTCGTGCGGCGGAACTGGCCATGCAAATACCAAGAATACTAAAAGCGATTACCAGACCCATTTGTCGCATTGATGTTGTCTCCTGACGTGAACGGTTCACAATTAGTATAACCCTCAAGTTGTTTCAGGGACAGAATTTCGCACTCGCACTGCCAAACCCCCGAGCGCTAGGATTTAGTCGTGACGTCTGAAGAGGAAAAACGGACCAGCCGCCGAAATTTTCTACGAGGAAAGCTGGCTTCGCCACCCGATACCGAAGCAGTGGAAGGGGCTTCAAACGAAGCAACTTCGGCTGAGACTCGACCAGATGGGGCTTACCTGGTCCAGCTGGCTCGGCAAGCGATGGCCTGTCAGTTTGAAGTGTATTTGAACGCCGCTGGCCCAGGGACAGAGGCGGAAGGGGCCGTCGCGGCTCTCGACCTTGTGAACGACCTGGAACAACAGCTTTCCGCCTATCGTCCCGAGAGCGAGATTTGCCAACTGGCGAGAACGGCTTACTTGGGACCGGTCGTGGTTGAGCCGAGACTCTTTCAGTTGCTCGAGTTGTCGCTTCAACTGCATCGCGATACCCATGGCGCGTTCGATATAACCGCCGGCCCGTTAACGAAAGTGTGGGGCTTCTTCGATCGCGAGGGGAAAGTGCCCCAAGAGGACGACTTGGTCGAAGCAATGCGACTCGTTGGAAGTAACCAGATCGAATTGGATTCGGATAAGCGAACCCTTCGATTGGCGAAAGAAGGTGTCGAGCTGAACCTGGGAAGCATCGGCAAAGGGTACGCGCTCGATCGATGTCAGGAAGTGCTCCTCGACTGGGATGTGGAGGACTTCTTGATTCATGGAGGAACGAGCAGCGTGTTGGCTCACGGAGAGCGTCGTGATGGCGCTCGCCAAGATGGATGGGAAGTCGGTGTGCCAGATCCACTTCGACCCGATCGCCGGATCGGAACCGTTTATCTGAAAAACGAGTCTCTAGGAACTTCAGGAGCGGCGTTCCAGGCTTTCTTTCATCAAGGGAAGAAATACGGTCATGTGCTCGATCCACGCAGTGGCCGCCCGTCGACCAAAGTCCTCTCGTCGACAGTCATTTCGCCGACTGCCGCATTAGCGGATGCGCTCGCGACTGCGTGTTATGTCATGGGACCGGAAGAAACCGAGGCGTTCTTAGAAAGCTACCCCAATGTGTCGGTGCTGTTAGTGGTAGAAGGTAAACGGCGTGGTTCGGTCGAAACGATCATGCTTGGTGGCATGTCCGAACGTTTGCTCCGCGTTTAGTCCCACCACCAGCCGTGATGTTCGATGGTCTGCGGTACACGGCTTTCAACGCGATTGGCGGACATAAGTCCGTAGCTATCGACAACGATGTTCTCATCCTTCACAAACTTCGAGGCATCGAAGCTCACGCCGCCACTCACGCCGGCAATGATGTGCTTACGATCGATGACTCGCATGTTCATGATCGACTCGACATCTTTCGGGGCAGGGGAGGTCTCAACCGTGTATCCACCCTTGGGAGAAAAGTGCGTGATGCTCCAATTCGCTTGATCGGCGAGACGCTCTTTCTCGATTAGCGAACAGACGATCGCTAGATCAAAGATGTTTTTCATCTCGGCATAGATCGGGTACTTTGTGGAAAGTGCATCATAGTGCTGCGTGAAATTCCGAGCGAACGTGGCGTTTAGCGTACTGGCGGTGTTGGTGTGGATTCGTCCACCTTGAGCGTCCAGCATTTCGTTCTCGCAAAGCACCTGAACTCCAGGTCCCTGCAACTCGAATGCATTCTTTTCCTGCGTCGCATTGATCGCTTGGTAGTTTTGCGTAAACCACCACCGTAGAACGTCCATCGGTGGAGCGCTGCCACCTGGCGGAATGGTTACCATTTCCAAATAGCTGGGAACACCGGCCGTGCCATCTTCGAGACCCATGCCGATCCGCTTCATGTGGTAGTCGGCTTCCACGATGATTTGGCCCACGTGGGTATCGGGATCGATTCCGTGAACGTCGATATCTTGCTTGCCAACGGCATCGCGAAGTCCTTCCAGCCAAGCATCCCGTTGTCGTGGATGCAGGGGTTTGGCCGAAGTCGCGTTAAGATACTCTTGTGCGTTTTTCAGACCGTCTTGTCTTGGCACGATCGCACAACCAAAGCGTCCTTTATCCGTGATGGCGTTTCGTAGCAGGACGACAAAGTCATCAAGCTGCAGTACTGGATGTGTAGTAACTTGATTGACGACACGGCCTTCAGGGTTTTGCTGCCAAGGACCCGCGGGACCTGCGATAACGATCTCGCCTTCTTCGGGATAAACGAGAACGTATTTGATCTCGTAGATCCCGGCCATGTTCAGCATCTCGTCGGTTGGCGGTTTCCCCAGTGCCCAACGAAGCTGTGCTTCTTTCTCGAGTCGAGTAAGCGAAACTTTTCTGAGCGAGGACGTCGCCGATACATCACGATTTAGCGATGCGATCTTCGAGGCATCGTGGACGCTCGATAAAAGCGAGTTGTTCGATAGCTTCGTGACGCGTTGCAGCGTTCCTTGCGAGTCGACATAAACACCGGTGGCAAAGGGAGCGATTGAGCCAGGACCGCCCAGGTCTTCCCAGCTATCAGGTTCAACCGTCGTGGTGATCAACTCAATCAGCGAATCGAAGTCGGGCTGCACACCACCCCCACGCGGGGATATCGGTTCCGACCGGGCCGCTGAAGCTTCGGTTAGCAGTTGCGAACGGGTGTTGTCGTCCTCGATGTAGGAAGCGGTTTCGACCGAGGAGCGTACGAGTCCGTACCGTAATTGAGCCCGTGCGATCGTTGCGTGGGCATCGTCACGCTGCGCGTTGGTTTCGAGATGCTTGATCTCGTCGAACGCCCGTGTAAATTCGCCGTGGAGGCTGAATGAATTGATTTTTCCGATCGGATCTTGCTGCGGAGACGGATCTTCGCCCAGGGCGGTTGCTGGATGGATCGAGGTGAAAAGCAAAGCGAACACGACGTTCGCCACAATCCCTGCCCGGATAAGGGTGAGCATGGGAGGGGTCTCCAAGTGATCGAGATCTCTAGTTCCGTGAGTAGACTATTAGGTTCTCTTCTTGCCGAGATAAGGTCAAGCAATTAGTGATCACTAGGGGAAAATCGCCCTAAAATTTCTCATTTCGGAGCGATCAAGAAATAAAAACAGCCAGAGTCCGGTTAGGAAATTCTCTGGCTGTTTTCGGTATTTTACCGAACTAGCGACCGAGGCCGCACCAGTTTCGACTAGCCGCAGCAGGTCGGTTCTGGAGCACAGCAGGTCGGTTCTGGCATGCAGCACGAAGGCTTGCAGCAGCTACGCAGCTTGTGCTTCAGGTGGTGGAACAAGCCACACTTCTTGGCACAAGGATCGCAGCACGATGGCTCTGGAGCACAGCAGGTTGGCTCAGGAGCACAGCAAGTCGGTTCCGGAGCGCAGCAAGTTGGCTCAGGAGCACAGCAGGTCGGTTCTGGTGCACAGCACGAAGGCTTGCAGCAGCTACGCAGCTTGTGCTTCAGGTGGTGGAACAAACCACACTTCTTGGCACAAGGATCGCAGCACGATGGCTCAGGAGCACAGCAGGTCGGCTCAGGAGCACAACAGGAAGGTTCAGGTGCACAGCCACAGCCGTGCGAGAAGCCGAACATACCGGCTTCAGCGGTGGAGGCAGCGGCGAAGATCAGACCGACAACCAACATCGCAGGGAAAGCAAAACGGGCATTCATCGAGAGGACTCCAACTTGACTTAACATTAACCACCAGAAAAAAAACAAACTCTCACCACGACCTCGATTACGATGCCCAGGGGAACAAATCCTGGATTTCGCGCTCTTGGTTGGGCGAGTGACTTTCCTTGGTAAGGAACTATCACTCGCTATCGACTACCCAAATCGGAACCCTCTAGCAAAATGCCTAAATTGTCTAGTCGGAGTATCTTTCCAGTTCCGGTCGTATCGGATCGACCGGATCTGCTACCACTGCCGTCATACAGTGCGGCAAATACGGAGCGTTAGCCACGTCGTGCGTACCATTCGAAACCCATTGTTAAGTAGGAATTTGCATGTCAGGGGGGATGATTCCCCCGTGACCGCTGGTTGAAAGAGTCAAATGAGCTAAGAGAAAGCTCAGCCTTTGTTTAGGGGCACGTTCGATGACGATTACTGATCGCCAAGCACTGATTTACTCTGACTTCGGAGACGACGAGGACTTGGCAGAACTGGTTGAGATGTTTGTGGACGAGATTCCCGATCGCGTTCAATCCATGTTAGATGCAGCGGAAGCCTCGGACTGGGAACAGCTTGGCCGGATCGCCCACCAAATGAAGGGTGCCGCAGGAAGCTATGGATACGGCGAAGTGACGAACGTTGCTGCCGTTCTCGAGCATGCTTGCCGTAACAATGCCTCGGCGGAAACGATTCAGCGAGCCCTACAGGAATTGGTGACCATGTGCTTGCGGATGCGGGCTGGCACGCCTGACTAGGCGGATCGCTGCTATCGCGTCCCGTTGACCGGCCGTCCCATGAATACCTATCATTCGGGAATCGAAACAACGTTTCTCGAATGACTTAGGTATCGATGTCCATTGCGACCCCCTTCGGCGACAACGCTCGATCCACCTGCGATATTGATCCGCAGATGGTCCTCGCCAATCTCCAAGCGGACTATCCTGCTGCTCAAGATCCTCAGCAGGCAATTCTTGACGCGCTAACGAATCCTGTCGGATACCCCGACCTGGCCCATGCATCCGTACCCGGCGATGTGGTCTTATTCGTCTTTGGAAAGGATGTCGGCGACTATCTGCCCACCGTCTCGGCGATCGTTTCGTACGCCCAATTTGCAGAGATGAACGATCGCACGTTTCAATTCCTGCTCCCACACGAGACCTTAAGTCCTGTTGTCGAGCAGTTGAAACAGGCCATCACCC
It encodes the following:
- a CDS encoding ATP-dependent Clp protease proteolytic subunit; translation: MTKKSSPAKSSSGEQDEESPLEIVISGEFGESCTEIYEKLLEVPPEGECTLYFDSPGGSSYAAIGLVSLIRLRKIQATGIVIGECSSAAIWPFAACKKRYVTPWSVMLFHPMRWQSDENIPVTEAAEWVRHYHHLNSEMDSMLASLFQTQSEIIAQWTHPGRFVTGAELAATGLAELIELF
- a CDS encoding cytochrome c, which translates into the protein MRQMGLVIAFSILGICMASSAARAQDAQPRAKHRTFDEATTSIIFFKDVFAEALQGERPAALSENTQAPTGGSPGSMGGGGTPAPNNAGGSSEWAKIISPTTIQDEVKRLNSQLLDTVQNVRKFNGGGFEDARRDYTELAMLFAIISKYNGDVRWKEDALVARDLFARAGFNSKVGTDNSFKEAKSRSRDLEELVRGTSIPVPDGPEADPQATWDAIADRPPLMQRLEIAFDQRVKKMTANESEFQSNIEDILHEAEIIAAIGHAMQKEGFEYYDDEDYVGYCQQMQDAALAVVQAVKDNNADAARKAAGDVGQACSACHESYR
- a CDS encoding FAD:protein FMN transferase, whose product is MTSEEEKRTSRRNFLRGKLASPPDTEAVEGASNEATSAETRPDGAYLVQLARQAMACQFEVYLNAAGPGTEAEGAVAALDLVNDLEQQLSAYRPESEICQLARTAYLGPVVVEPRLFQLLELSLQLHRDTHGAFDITAGPLTKVWGFFDREGKVPQEDDLVEAMRLVGSNQIELDSDKRTLRLAKEGVELNLGSIGKGYALDRCQEVLLDWDVEDFLIHGGTSSVLAHGERRDGARQDGWEVGVPDPLRPDRRIGTVYLKNESLGTSGAAFQAFFHQGKKYGHVLDPRSGRPSTKVLSSTVISPTAALADALATACYVMGPEETEAFLESYPNVSVLLVVEGKRRGSVETIMLGGMSERLLRV
- a CDS encoding DUF1598 domain-containing protein — protein: MLTLIRAGIVANVVFALLFTSIHPATALGEDPSPQQDPIGKINSFSLHGEFTRAFDEIKHLETNAQRDDAHATIARAQLRYGLVRSSVETASYIEDDNTRSQLLTEASAARSEPISPRGGGVQPDFDSLIELITTTVEPDSWEDLGGPGSIAPFATGVYVDSQGTLQRVTKLSNNSLLSSVHDASKIASLNRDVSATSSLRKVSLTRLEKEAQLRWALGKPPTDEMLNMAGIYEIKYVLVYPEEGEIVIAGPAGPWQQNPEGRVVNQVTTHPVLQLDDFVVLLRNAITDKGRFGCAIVPRQDGLKNAQEYLNATSAKPLHPRQRDAWLEGLRDAVGKQDIDVHGIDPDTHVGQIIVEADYHMKRIGMGLEDGTAGVPSYLEMVTIPPGGSAPPMDVLRWWFTQNYQAINATQEKNAFELQGPGVQVLCENEMLDAQGGRIHTNTASTLNATFARNFTQHYDALSTKYPIYAEMKNIFDLAIVCSLIEKERLADQANWSITHFSPKGGYTVETSPAPKDVESIMNMRVIDRKHIIAGVSGGVSFDASKFVKDENIVVDSYGLMSANRVESRVPQTIEHHGWWWD
- a CDS encoding Hpt domain-containing protein, translated to MTITDRQALIYSDFGDDEDLAELVEMFVDEIPDRVQSMLDAAEASDWEQLGRIAHQMKGAAGSYGYGEVTNVAAVLEHACRNNASAETIQRALQELVTMCLRMRAGTPD